The nucleotide window tgtttttacatttgaagtaagaaaggaactatgatttccaaaagagcctttgggctaagttttgagcaattatctcaaactaaaagaaagaattttgtgtttaaaacacttatgagccaaaatatttttgggagtagtattgagcaccgaattggggacacgagttcatattaactcaactctccataagaaccatgcgccaacatgggacttgacgtatcattgtttttagatgatcatgtaagattaagctagtggatccactaagtaaagtaaggtcctatatcacggcaaggtataggatggtccttgggcaacgtgaggtaaaacgttaaatcatcactagggctcatagtggtggttgtcggttaaagaacctcccacaaaagttatattactttatataagtaaagttgagtttgttatcgttttatccttaacgaactaagttgtttacattattttacaagttttatatgtattgcatatgtcttattgctttacatTTGTGTTCTTTTACTCATAAGTcgtacagagccaaggtaagagttcctttttactcttttcaagcttaagtggttgtttagctttccagctcgcatactcgtacattccatgtactaatgccagttggcctgcattgtcttatgatgcagacgcaggtacccaggatcaacACCCAGCatgccgttgatccagctgagcactccagagtcagtggtgagcctccttgcttttcggaggactcAGATATTTTTGTGTtcctaattttgttttattaggatgttgcggggtctgtcccaacttccatctcagtattttagaggcttcatggaTAATCAGTcggttagttttgagtctcttatctatgtatgtatgtaaatattctattttgagactcaaGTTGCCCTTTTGGGCCAgattttattagttaagttgttttatgtttttgcaTGGCATTGAGTTATTTCATTGAGTttggtttccgctgagttaagaaatccaggccaagggttctcttggggtcAACAATGGTCTcggggtgccggtcccgcccagggtgtaggctcggggcgtgacaagaaTCTTGGTCAGCACATTGTTCCAATCGGGCTTTGCATCATAAAACATCACCACATAGTTTCTTCATTAACATTACTACTACCAAACAAATGGAAGCACAGAGAGATGTTGCTAAAATAGGCTCAAAAGGGTTTGCTCTAATTGACAAATACTTTGGTAAAAGCGAGACAATTTTTCTGGAAGCCAGAGCCGGTACCAGATTCTGGGTGACACAGCAGAGCTACCACTATCACTACTATTCACCTCGCGTTTATCGGGCAATTCCTTCGATTAAAAAACGAAGCTATCACTGCTCCAAGTACACCACCAGTGGCTTTAAATAGTTACGAGGCAACTCAGTTGCATGATTGTATGTATCTCACCAATTATTCTAACTGACGCCAAATGCGCATTGCTGATAATATATACTAGTTGGTACTGATTTTTCTCTTGGTATAATCTTGTAGCAAAACCATGGTTATATGTTATGTATGTGTTGTATTCTTAATGTAATAACATCACCCCTTGTCGTATATATATCACCACAACTCTATAATCTAATATATAATGTACATACATATACTAACACTACTACAAAGGAAGAATTCTTTAGTAATGGAAAATTTGGCTGTTAAAAGTCGAAATCCCATCGCTAAATGTTAACAATCCTTAAAAGCCGTAATGTTAAAATTTATCGACTGGATTTCAATTGTGTTGAAGGTATGGTTATATGTCCTTTTTAGCGGCCGGATATTCACTCCGTACACATACTAATTTAACTATCAAAGCTACTTTCGTTTATGGTATGTTAATAGTTTCAACACCAATACAATTAACAACCAAGTTTTCCGTTGTTAATGGTCATTTCAATATTTGATAAGCCAATTATAAAAGAGTTCCAAATATCCCATTTTCATTTGTTATTGTACGGAGATTTATACTAGggataatattaattatttcatacAGAGAAACACccgaaaatatattaaatagttAAACTCATATAAAAATTCATTGTTAATAcaagaactatttttttttggttcaaaaGGATAGTAGTATATTATAATtgaatatgcgttagtacaagaGAGTGGAAGAGCATAGCTACTGCTATCATGCAGGGAGGAGGGTAGGGTTGATCGATTACATAAATTATTACTACTAATGGGCGTTATACGCCTAACAAAAAGAGTTCCAGCTTTGTCTGCTTCCAGATACTTTACTGCATACAAAGGGGGAACTGCCAATATCAAAACAAAGTTAAAGCCCGTTTGGATTAACttaaaaaagtagcttttaaatcaaaaataaaaagtcaaacttaaatgacttttaagtcgaaaaataaaaagtaggggtgacctacttttggtttttgactcattttaagtcatttaaaacttattttaagtcattttttaatcttgctaagcacttcctaacttattttaagttattttttatatttgccaaacgctttcagaagtcaaaaactaacttaaaagtaggtttgactaacttttaagtcaatccaaacaccctctagTCTTCTTTAACTTAGTGCCCTCCTTGCTAGGATATCTTCCACTTTGTTCTCTTCCCGATAGTTATGGTGCACCAGAGGCTCCCCAATTACTTGATTAGATGTCTGCaatcaaataatatattgtagTATGGTGGATGataatcttttaaatatttgatgatCTCTTCGCAATGTATGGAGACTTCTAAAGGTGTTAAATTGTGTAGGATAGCCAACCTAAGCCCCTTCACTAAAGCTGATATTTCTGCCATGATAGGTGTTGAGGTTATTCAGGAAAGATATACCATATTCAAGTTGTATGATATATCTTTATCAACtcctaagaaaataaaaaatccaacATCTATAATTAATAAGCTACCATCTTTAAACCACCTAACCTTAGTAAAATCCCTCTTGAACTTCAACTTGTTTCGTATTTTCTTCAATGATAGATTCTCCatattgaaattcttgatctatcaaaaaaatagtttatgtAAATTTAGTAACAAAGAATGAACTCCTCTCAACTGAAGAAATTTTTACCACCTAACAAATACAAGAACTTGGTTCTTGTAATACTAACAAAATACTTTGTAATTATGACATAAACTACACACAAATTTATCATGgaaaacctccttgctcaagggaagAAAAACTACGACCTACATCTATTAGGATTTCAAAAactttcactaaaacttcaaagaTCAATTTTATATTACAACTCTATAATCTAAGAGACTAACTCTAGTATCTCAACTCTAACGATCAACTATCACCATTGTCTGTACTCTCCAAGAAGTCAAACACACTTCTTATAACATCTTGCCAAATCATTTTCAATATTAGAATAATTATCACCGAATAATGACTCTAAGTTAAACTGACAATATGCTAACTTTAAAAAGAAAGCCTAACTCCAGTTCTTTTTTCTTCTACAGTTATGTGCTCTTTGTGCCGCCTCTTGCTCTTGCCAAGAATCCGGATTTCAGTGACGcaaaaggtaagtttttcattGTTAAGATTCTCCTTTTATAGTTTCTTGTTTTACGCATATGAAAACCCTAGTTGAGTCCTATGGTGGTGTCACcccccgagtctacaccctgggcgggactggcactcgagaaccattgctggcccaaGCGAACCcctggcctgacttacttactcagcggaagacttaaactcaacaacaataagtttttatatgaaaagctagaatgttataaaagaacattcaattggccattaaggcaaactcaagtcttaacatggGCAAAAtaacaatgaaaagactaaagaactaacatctgactatctatgaagcctgtaaaacaactgagatgggtgtcgggacaagacccccgatcatcctagcaaatgaaatactgaaaagaactaaaagcaataaaagagtcctctggaatggaatgcaaggaggctcaccactgactttgaagtgctcaactggatcaatggtGTGccggatgccgatcctagttacctggaTCTgtatcataagacgatgcaggccaactggaatcaatacattgaatgtacgagtatgcgagttggaatgccaaaacaacataggcttgaaaagaatataaaaggaactgaagaacttacctggctcaactcaacccaacataactgaactcatttcaatataaagcagtttaaaagaAGTGCAATAttaagaaaagttgtttaaaacatgatgtcaactctgtgtgtatgcaaatatacaaataactctaagatatatgtaaaaatacaaataaactgatatatataaaatacaaagtactgttgtgggagtttctttaatcgacaaccatcacataagagctacgtgatgatacgaTGATCTCCctcgctgccagcgcatcctatactttgccataGGTAGAGGACCTGAAATactacgtggatccactagtctatgcgaaaaggattcatctaaaaagtatgcctttgtgtgagttctgcTATAATAACATTTACCACTTcagcattgatatggcaccGTTCGATgcactttatgggaggggatgtagatctcTCATgagatggtttgaggctggagatgtgaaacctttgggggttgactTAGTGAATGATGCTAAGGATAACATAGGAAGCATTCAAGTTTAGCTCCTAGCAACCCAAAGTCGACATAAAAAGTAAGCAGATCGTAAGGTAAGGGACATGACATTTCAGGCTGTTGAGAAAGTTCTTCTAAAAGTGTCACCCAtcaaaggggtgatgagatttagCAAGAAGGACAAGATTTGTCCTCGCTACATTGGgccatttgagattcttgactgTGTAGGGCCAGTGGCTTATAGGTTGGCTTTGCCGCCTAGCCTATATGGGGTCCATCTAATGCTTCATCTTtccatgttgaaaaagtatCATGGTGACGGAGATTACATCATTAAGTGGAACTCAATTTTGTTGGCCAAGGACCTTCAATATGAGGAAGAACCAATTGGAATTCTTGATTGCGATGTCCAgaagctgaggaccaaggagatgaagtctgtgaaagttcaatggaagcattgtccggttgaggaagctacttggtaaaccgagaaggacatgcgagacaagtatccatAGTTATTCAATGATTCATGTACTACTCTATTCTTACCTTAGCCAGTTTTTCCTAGTTTATCACTCGGGCATGAgtaatgggtaaattggtatctattgtaatgacatGTTCCcatcgttatggaaaagccaatggggaaataatttgagcaagaaaacttttaagtagtgacttggaaatttctagcctaggccagacttggacgaaatctgaattaggtgaggtctagggaaatctggtaatgaatgggggatttaattatgaatttgatcacatgagtggatagccaaTATGACAAGGAGCATGTATGGCTTTACGGAATcaaattcgggtgagtagaactcccaaaagtgatcttggcgtgaaagggtagttttagaACATCTaggtttgaaggtgtgttgtgaaataggagcttggaactcaaattccaaGCTTTTATCTCGGTGCAAGCCGTCGGAGCTGCTGTGGTGGGATAGGGTCCGCCGTGGCAGGTCAGTCGCGAATTAAGTCAAGGAAAAACCCCGATTTCGTTATTTTCTGCAAACcttcgttcttgagagctaagaggTGACCCTGGGCAGTTTCTTGACAGAGTCCCATGAATTCTAGCGCTAAAGATAATATAATTACTCCCCTAATTCGAATTTTGActcttagaacttagaatcttgggtaattatcattcAGGGAGGGTGTTGGCTTGAAGTTTATGATGGGAAAAACCCTAGTTGAATATTAGTATCTTGCGTTTGGCTTTGGATTGATAGCTTGATTATTATCCGGGTAAATTaagccttgtttattgatccttgcgttaaaTTGCTTGTTTTAGACGAAGAACAAGTTGAAATACTCTGgaaagggaagactcaagtATCATAGAGTAATCAGGCTTGGTTTCGAGATAGGTGATGACTTGATTTCCTGTGGgggatttaattatgaatttgatcacatgagtggatagctacGATGTTAAGGGGactgtacgactttacgaaattgaactcgggcgagtagaactctcgaaactgATCTTGGCATGAAAGGGTAATTTTAGAACATCCGagtttgaaggtgtgttgtgaaattgGAGATTGAAACTCAAATTTTGAGCTTCTATCTCCGTGCAAGCTGCCAGGGCGGGATTATTACCGctagggcggggccgctgtggtAGGATGGGGTCCGCCGTGGCGGGCCAATCGCGAATTAATTTGGGGAAAAACctcaatttcattattttttgcaaaccttcgttcttgagagctaagaggCTACCCAGGGGAGTTTCTTGATAGATTCCCACGAATTCTAGTGCTAAAGGTAAGACAATTACTACCCTAATCCGTATTTCgattcttagaacttagaatcttgGGTAATTATGATTGGGGAGGATTTTGGCCTAAAgttaatggtgggaaaagccctagttgaatattaggatcttgggtttgtcCTTGGATTGATAATTTGATTATTATCAGGGTAAATTAggtcttgtttattgatccttgcattaaattgcttgttttagaccaagaacaagctgaAAGACTCCAGATAAGGAAGGCTCAAGTATCTTAGGAGTAATCAgacttggtttcgaggtaggtgatagtttgatttcttgtttgtgtgatatatgtcgGGTAATTGCCTCATTGTATacatgcatgtatgtgaataaggaaatattaatcaaatctaatgaaaatgaGTATGTGTGAACAAATTACATGTCATGAACCtattacttgattgtatgactaaGAGTACGCTTCATTATTGGTGTGATTGTGACTGTGGTTGTGCTgactggatcgggtgtcacgttccgacacatatattggatcgtgtgttacgttctgacacatatattggaccgggtgtcacattctgacacatatacattggattgggtgtcacgttccgacacactaacaatttgggAATGGGATCCATGAGTGGACCACTTGTGATTATTACATTCATGTCTACCTGTCATTGATATTTGGAATTTGTATGttgctcctgaaatgataaGTTGAATTATGCAttttgtatatgtgtgtttagTATGTTGTAATTACTCGTTGTATTTCACTTACTGGAGTAGCCGTGTGTTCCTACCAATACACTGTTGTTTGTGTAccgatactgcacttgctcgttctttgttgagtacagggcatcttcaggctgCTACTAATAGACCTTAGCTAGGGGATAATTGACAAAGACATGATTtgagggtgagccagttctttcaggctgccatggatcctctaattgtttagtccattcttttcggactcagactatataGTTGGACTTATTTTGTATGTTTAGTtctggggttgtacccctttttcttagacttgttggttAACaaagttttggtacaatgactttcagttcTAGGGGTTAAATTTCCGCAATAGTTGTTTGTTAGACCTTCAGAGTTTATGGTAACTCCGTATTtatttagtcatttaaacctgcttctgtatctttaaatgttttagCTTCTTAAAAATTGCTTAGTcaggttgtagtaatggttctcccaccagagggttaatgtgagtgtcaatcacgacattctgggtcgtgacaaaagtGAATTGCATccttaagagaaaaaaaattgatcttgaaaaaaataattaattaatttaaattactCCAACACACTTTTCTAAAGGAAATTTTTTGATGAGTAAcataattttaatacaaaagtTTAAGATAACATTAGTGCAAATAATTGTCCTATCGTCTATATTAAAAGTTTCACATTTTCCTTGGAAATATCATTTTCTTCTAAGAACGGGAGCCGTTATTCTATGTTAATTACATATACAATGCTTAGATGTATTAATCAGATTAactgattaaaaatattgaataactTACACTAAATGTACGGTTCATCCAATTACAATGAGAAAGATTCATATAGACTAGAGATGATGTGCATAAgtcttacaaaataaaatcgGTGCTTATGACAAACATTATCATATCTATGGGAGATAAGTAGTATGATgactttttaattatattttataacccctaaaaatttctaataaaaaaatatatgcaaagaaaaaattgttattgTTAGATAACAAAATATATTGTCAAACGGGCCTACATGTGCAATGCACGTGCCCATAAACTAGTTTGAAAAAATATcttgaaataaaaattctaacaccaaattcaacaaaagtcaattaattttgtattatctatatcTTGTCTTATATGAGTTTCGTTACGACCCAGATAAGAACGAAATCATGACAAATTTAAATTACCATAATCTATAATATAACAGTTTTTATGCTATAAGTGATCTTATATGTGcaatattttttactaaaaccTCTCAAATAGTTTCTTAATTTGTTCATCCAAATTTCAATTATACAATTTACAGAAGGttgttacaaatatttttcatataagcaCATTGATTTGCCcctatatatgtatgtatctcGGTCTTAATAAGACTTGTACTACTGTTATCTAAGGATTTGTTTGTTCAGTATTGATATTCATCAAGCTTGTCAAATTTGAATCTGCAATGACAaactatattttcatataaGGGCTTTGATTAGCCCCTATATATATGCATCTCAGTCTTAATAAGCCTTTTACCACTGTTCTCTAAGGATTTGTTTGTTCAGTATTGATATCCATCAAACTCGTCAAAACTGAATCGTCAATgacaaactatatatatatatatatatatatatatatatatatatatataagtactAGTTTTGATGTACGTGCATTGCACCTGAATATCAATCCATGTActacactatttttaaaaataatgtcaatattattaaataaaaaaattaaatacataGTTATCAATAGAATGATGAAGTATAAGTTCCCATGAATAGTGGATGTAAAGTTTCTTATGATCACTATTGAAAGTTGTCATATCAACATCCGAAAAACACATATAACTATGTATAGTATAAATCTAGATATAGATAACGTGATCATACACTTCTCTTTGGCCTCcaattaaagttatttttttcctattatttttttaaaaaatttctgattttaaaattaattttaatatgtaaaaataaaaaaggcacTCTTAAAATCTCTTATTTACACCTCTTAAATATGCTTTCTCCTCTCTCCCCTATAGTGCATTTCTTAGTTataattattgtattgttggagttcttacttttaatataatcaCGACACGTGCATTGCACATGTGTCTCATATAATATACTATACAatgttgtaaaatagaattaatattactaaattaatttttttgtaaataattataattgaaaaacattgaataagttcttttaaattattaatatacatTGTCATAGAGCTAATTGTTTTTTGAGACCAAAATGACCAGATAtcattgaaacatttcaaaatacattacgggagaaagtgacatttctttagtagtattgttttttactttactcaattttgtaaacatatttaaacaacaaaatagaaaaaaataacaatatgaaAAGGTCacaaatgtaacaccccgaaaattctACCTCAAATCAGACCTTGCAAATTTTCTGCAATCTGGTGCCACGAAAGGCATCTACCACCCGTAGAGGTATCTACAGACCATAGGTGGGTCTGTGGAACCATGCTcttgaaaattgattttcatGTCTAAAGTTCATAAGACAACCTACGGGTCGTAGAAAcatctacgatccgtagaaGGGACTCATGGAAACCAAGTCCTGAAACACTCTCAGTAAACTTTCTACAGACGAGCATGACGACCCGTCAAAATTCTTATGGACCATAGAAAGGGTCCATAATCCCAAACATAAGAAATCCAGAAAACTGAGCATGACCATAGATGGCCTTACATAGATGACTTCTGTCACTTTTTAAATGGagttattttaagtattttccttacccttaTAAATCTAAACCTCAACATCTTTACACCTAATTAAGGTTACTAGAACCTCTAACACAAAGCTGAGTTGAAAGTTTTCTTACTGATTGGGTTTCAAAttaagattctacttaggtcaacATCAAATGACAATATCTCTCAGCTTATAAAGAATTAGGTGACCATGAGCTATCAAAATAAAGTTCTATGAATCCTTACTCCTACGCCACCAAATTTACGTCATTTAGAGTTTGGAgttgttatatatattattatacattgagatccttgatctattttattttttgagtattaatgagatgagtagtatcgttgcgttttgagttcttgagttcagattattgagtttttttctatattgttattgagatcccttagttgatttgttcatgtctatatttctaCATGAACCCttatttgagttataaatttttagAATCTTTTGAAGCCAACATTTTGGTTTTAAACTGAGTGTGAGAAACCAAAGAGGAGTCTTGAGAAGgagtttgaaaaaaatgatttgagaaagagtataagAGAACATTGTAGTCtcaaaatgtattattttatcacattgagaaaagataaacttttatttccaaatgagtttatgggttcagagatatttcagagcagttacctcttttaagaggatagtttgagtaattatctcaaaactagagaaagagtatgtgttatacatttgagcatgagcatatatattattgggaaaaGTATTGAACACCAGTATGGgtatgagttcagacaactcgaAATCCTAATAAATTATGTCTTGCCAACATGGGTatagatcatactttttagatgaatccttattgcttagttgatccacttagttgagacaTTCTATATCCCGACACGGTATAGGACAATTTTggtagcgtgggcgagacgttgtatcatcacgtagctcatagtgatgattgtcggttagagaagctcccaAATAGAGTAAAGAGTACTTTCATTGTATTTTCACATACAATATTCTTTAAGTTATTATATTGTACTTTGTGAAGCTTTAAATTTTACTATCTCTAATCATGATTtacattgagttgagtatttcttTTAGCCCGGTCAGTTCAGTGTATGCTATTATTGCATTATTTCTATAAGAGTTTAAATGATTTTTCCATCAtgctttatattatatttcagTTGAATTAATATCAGAGTTTCAGTTCAGATATTTTATATTTAGCTATATTagatactcgtacattcaatgtactgatgtcattcggcCTGCATCTTTGAATGATGATACATGTACTTAGGATCCTGAACAAgagtctgttgagatcacttcatccgcTCATCAGCTTTTGAGTAAGACCTTCTTGCTTTAGGAGTACTCCAGTTTTATG belongs to Solanum stenotomum isolate F172 chromosome 1, ASM1918654v1, whole genome shotgun sequence and includes:
- the LOC125854544 gene encoding uncharacterized protein LOC125854544 encodes the protein MTFQAVEKVLLKVSPIKGVMRFSKKDKICPRYIGPFEILDCVGPVAYRLALPPSLYGVHLMLHLSMLKKYHGDGDYIIKWNSILLAKDLQYEEEPIGILDCDVQKLRTKEMKSLELKFQAFISVQAVGAAVVG